The Aspergillus nidulans FGSC A4 chromosome VII nucleotide sequence GCCTGGTCCTATAACACCAGGGATCACGATGGCGGGTAGACGGTATTCAGGCAAACGCTGGCCTGAGCGCTTTGTATATCGAGTCGAGATGATATCAATCAGACGGCCACCGAGGTAGAAAGCCAGCACGGAGCCGATGAATCCAGAGAGCGAGAGCAGACCTAGGCTTCCCGCCGACCAGTTGTACGGAGGAGCAGTGAATGTTCTCGAAGCTGTCAGCTGGACAACGATGTTCCTGTTAGGGTTAGTCAACTGACGGCAGATATTTGGACAACTCTCACCATCCAACGGATATGCCAATGGCAAAAGCAGCCCACAAGAGCTGCGGGTATCCCACGTTCCAAACAATGTCGAGCAGCGTCCTAACAAACGAAGCATCAGGGTTATACCCCAACGTCAACGACATCCACTGCCATGGAGTCCTTCTGCCTGAACGGGGTCGATCTCGACGATACGTTGTCTCCCGCACTGTAAAGATAGCCGTCACAAAGACGACACCAACAGCGACGGCTAGAAAATAGCACATCCACCGCCAGTTCTCCTCTTGCACGAGGTACGCGTTGATCAACGGACCGATAAACAGACCGCTCGTAAGAGCGAGGTGGAAAACCATGAGGTAATGACCTCGGTCCTGAGGAGCAACCATATCCGACACCACTGCAGGCACGGTGGCGtctgctgccgccgccgcgaAGCCAGAGAGGATCCGCGACGAGAGCAGTTCGCCATAACTCGATGCACGACTGGACCATACATTCATCATacagagcagcagcatcgaCGTCAGGTATACTGGCCGCTTCCCCACCACTCGCATCAATGGAACCCAGAAGATATTTCCCAGACCAAACAGGAAGACGTTGAAGCACACCAACTCGCCGGCTTGGGTCTGGGAGACGCCGAATTCCTGAACAATGGCCTTTGTAGCCACTGTGAAGTTACTGCTATTGACATTGGCGAGGAAGGTATAGAAGCAGATGGTGAGGTACGTCGTCAATCTAGAGACCGTCGACCAATTCTGCTTCGGTCAGCGTGACTCCTATACTTGTATCCGCCATTTGCCCGCGCCAATAGCTAATATAGAATCACATACCTGAGGATCATTTGGATCGTATTCTTCAGTCTCTTTTGGGTCATAAGATATGGCTTTCTCGTCACCAACAGACTCGATATAGCTCGTCGAGGGCTTTGGCTCGGCCATGGTGCAAGGGTTGAAAGACGAAAAATCATTTGGGAAATTGAATCTGGTAGTTCTTAAACTGGACCATCACCTAAACCCCACCTCTCCACGTCTGGGGATGGGGTTCAGTGTATTCGACTCCATACTGCAGATCTGTAGCGTATGAGTAGGGATTTCCGTAAGGAATTGCCGGTGGAGTCGGTTTATCCGAGTCGATCGCCGAGGGCAAATGCTTATCCTGTCAGCAAGGACCGGCTATTCCGATGAACTCTAGTAAGGACTATTACAAGTACTACATGTTATTTCCAGCCGTCAGCCGCAAGAATATCATAATCGCTCATTGATCACGCTGAGGTTAGGTCCTTCTTAGAAAAGTCGTGTCCAGGTCCATTGCACGAGAGCCTGCACTTAGCAGAGAGGCCAGGCTGCCAAATTGGCATGTTCTCAAGGGGTTTGATGCAGCAAGGCAGCGGGGTACACTGCTTCACACTGACTCGTGCACGGCGAAAAATTATCCGGTTTCGGCTGCCCCTAGCTTTCTGTCAGTTGCGGCCGATAGTTCGACCATTATCAAGACGACGTAATGGTGGGCTCCTGGGCTGAAGCGCCCAGAGCGGAGACTGACACACACAGTTCGCCTTTCCCGTGGCTGGAACCAGACAGTCAAATGCAATGGGCGCTGCTCAATTCGTATTGCCTTTCGTTCCCTGACCCACCAACTAGCGGGCTACCGACATACAATCGCCATCTTGGCGGTGTCAAAAACATGGGATGGATACATTTAAGGATATATTTCAACGGCTACCTGCATATCGAATTTACGATCAAAGCGAACTCGTGATACTCGATCGGGTTATGGTTGAATGAGTTTATGGCCGGCATGGCGACGGATGGGATAATGCAAGGTGTCGACATCTCCGACCACAAACTCGTCCGATGACTTGGCTGCTTGATCGGAATAAGAAAGGGTGAGGGAGACTGCTTGGCTTGAATCAGTGATAATTTCGTGGCATACTACTGGCAGGCTGCCCACTTGGCAGGCAACGCCGCTTGAGACTCATTTTCCGGGCAATCACTCGGATCCAGACCCGGCCATGTATGTGAATTGCGACGGGAGATTGTGCCAAGATCAGTCTCAATGACCGGGGGTATCCCTTAGCATTGTCATAGCTAGTAAGGTCTTGGACTAGCACATGGGTGGTTCATTACAAGTGGTGTGAGGACGAGCGGATAGACTTGGGATCGAATAGTTGGCTGCCGTCTAGACTCTGATATTGTCCAAGTACCTCCTAGGGAGGCCGTCCCGCCGCTTTGCCATTCAGGGATGAGAGGATATTAATATGATAGGCATTGGTGACATCGACGTCGGTCGCATGACGGCAGCTAATCTCGCGGTCCTCGGCGGATCTCGCCATCACTGTTGATTCCCCAGAGGTTACGTCTTAATTCTTTCCATTGTCTATCTCGGCAGGGGGAGCAGTTCGTCCGTGCACCTTTTTGTCGACGGATGTCTTTGACTAGCACCTGATGCGTTTCCCGGAAAACACTAGGGTCTGCCGCTGTATATGGCAGGTGGTGGCATCGACTCCAGCGTGAACATTGCTACTACGATCTCAGCAAGTCTGGGGAGATTTGACAAATTCTTTTCGGTTTGGAGATGTCGCCATACTGTATGGCACAGTCAAGACCCCTATTCGCGTCTGCCTTAGAGTTTCTTACAATAACGCCTCTATGTGCAGGTGACTATTGTTATTTTCGACATTTGGCGTGTCAGCGTCCAGTATGAGCATAGGCAACCACGCGGCTGCTGGAAATTACAGATTTTTCATAGGTATTTCTTAGATAGGGTCATTCAAAGGCAATCATAACATAGACGCCCCTTTCCCTTGGGAGATTACCCGCATCGAGAAAGTGTCACCATAGTATGTGAACTTGAGACGCCGAGAAGCGACACTTTAAATTTAGAAAGCGAAAAGCCATCGCTGCCGGTGTTTGTAGACGGACAAGGAAGTATACAATTCTAAGAATTGGGGAGCCTCGATCTAAACCGCACAAGGAAGTATACCGTCATCATTCTCTGTGGACAGTTTAAGATAAACGCCGGCACATTGAGACGGCAAAACAAATCAAGTCACGCATCTAAACATTTGATTCATTGGGAACGCATCCGCGCAGACCAATAACCGAAGAGACGGCTTCTCATCACAAGCAGCGCTCCAAGATTGCTCCTCAATCCATTAATCCGTTAGCGGCCCTTGCGGAGATTACAGTACATACTCGCTAGCAACGTCATTATGCAATAGTCTCGCACAACCAGGATCTTGTCCATACAGTAAGAATAGAACTAACAGTTTGAAAGACTCTACTAGCCCTAGGGGACTCAAACTCCCCCACTACCCTCTTAGGCCGGAGACCACCACTGTTCACTCCTAGTGAAGTGATTCAGCTGACTATCTAATGTTATAACCGAAGTCTCCTTAGGCAAACTGTCTCTTATTACGGCATCTGCGTGCCAGCGATACTCCAGCACGTTGCTCTGGACATATACAGATTCCTTTCTGCCGAACAATCCAGCTTTCATCTGCAGCCATTGCCGATTGACTTCATGACCGCATCGCCCGTACCTATTGTCGTTTAGAGCCGTCTGCTTCACTGAAAGTAGCCCCGCCCAAGACGGACTACGCAGCGGACAGATATGCATAGGCCGTGCTCAAGCTTAACTTGAGCTAGCTACCTTCCTGTAGATCCAGGAGATCAATTCTCAATATACCTCGCATTGGGTTTCCTCGTTTAAACGACAGCTCtcaaaaagaaaagcctggaaaaacaaaagaagTTAGCAGCTATGGTATCATCGGCACACAGTCCTTCAAACTCCCAATAGGGTCGATCCCCTACGCCTCAGTATATTGCAGAGGTACCAGGCCGGTCTCTAGGTTGGAAGTGGCCCAAAGGATTGATTTGAGCTTCGAAGGCTAATCAGTCGACCAAGCCGGATCAGACCTCCGAAAACTGGAATATGATGTTCGAGGGTGGGTAAGAAGAGCCAATATAATGCGCCCAGAATGGTTAACCCACCATGGCTTGAACATCCGTCCGTCCATAGAGAGCCGGAGGACTTCGGCGTATGAGCTCCTCAGATGATCGAACGCGATCACCGAGCTCAGTTCGTCCAGTCAGTCAGCTTGAACAACCTAAGGAAGTTTCCTGCGAATTTGTCAGCATTTTAACCTATACCAGATCTGCTCGTTCCATCCGCATCGTGATTGTTGttgcttattatttttaaAATACCTCGGCCAATGATATTCACCAATGAATCCTGATAGCCTTCTCTGAGAGCGAAGCTTGGGTAAAATTACCCAGGGTAAAAAAGCTAGTCTACCAGGCAGCGGATTTAGGCGTACAGCCTGCGATATACGGAAGATAAGGAGTTTAATACATGTTTTATATTAACCGGCCTGTGTATATATTATTCGGTGCTTCGTTTAATCGTCACGTGCTGCCAGCTTTCTGCCCCCAGAAATCTCGGCGGCCTCACCAAGTCAATTTCCCGCCATCATCCCGTTCTTATTCCACAAACTTTAACTATGGCAACGATGAATGGGTAGCTAACTCATTCACTATAAATCGAACTATTGATTCAGAAAGTGGATAAGACTGTGCACGGGCACAACCCCGCCCCCGAACAACGCCGATGTGGCGAAGTTGCTCCTGCCACTGCGGGTGGCCCAGCGGATGCTTTATCCTTGATTAGCGCGACGATCTTCCAGCACTGGCAGAGTATTGATCTGACCGGCCTCAGATCGTGGGCTGTAGCCTTTTGTCCTGTATCGCTTGTCTTGCCGCTGACAAGCTGACGGGGAGCTGTCCCATAGACAGCATTTCATCTGCCAGGCAGACGCGGTTCGAAGAAATATGGAATACCCCTGGCATAGTGATTCTAAGGTTGCCTGGTACCTGGGTTTCATGCTGGACTTTTAGCCTGAAACACGATCTGCTCGGCATGTGGCCAGATATAGTTGAGGCTAGGCCACTAACCGTCCTCTGATCGATCTGCGCTCTTGGTAGATTGTCAGTGCATATGCGGATTATCGGTGCATGCATGGCTTAATACGTTTTGGGAAGTGCAGCTTGGTATGACCGTCTCCTTATCAGGAACAGACATGGTTCTTCGCTGGGTGCCTGACTGACATTAAATTTAGGTGTAAGCTTTCTGCTTCGTACTTTCGATCGCTCGCACTATTGATCAAGCAGCCATGCTACGTAGGATTTTGGCGACCGCGCACGTTTTCGATCCAGCCGTATCGATTCCCAAGCGTCAAGGCGATCTATTCTATTGATTTTAGTTAATGTCCTGCGTAAGACTGCCTTCCCTTTTGGGATTCTATCAGAAATCAAGGCTCTGAGAACAGGTTCTCCCGTGCAGATGAATACAGTCGTCAGTAGGCTAGCATAATCATCATGAAGATCAGCTTGGCTGGTATGAATGTTCTCGGAGCTGCTCGGATTGCCATAGCATATAAGGATGCCTAGCTACGCTTTTCATGAATGTTCATCAGAAGCTTTCTTGCCTCAGTTTTTATCTTATTCTTTGTCCTCCGCGTATCCTGCACTGCAAGTAAACATTATCATGTCTGAAACCACCCCTCAAACTGGTCGTACTACATCAGCCTCTTGGGCTGACGACCCGATTGCCATAGTCGGCGTCGGGCTGCGTCTGCCAGGCTCTATTAGAACGCCCCAGCAGTTCTGGCAGTTTCTGGTCAACAAAAGGAGCGGTCGTTGTCGAGTGCCTGCGGACCGTTACAATGTGGACGCTTTCCATGGTCCGAAGGGAAAGCTTGGTCATgtctgtacagagtacggGCACTTCCTTGACGTCGACCTGGCGGCTGTTGACAGCTCTTTCTGGTCAATCCCGCCAAAGGagctgctccttcttgaCCCTCAGCAGCGGTTGCTGATGGAGGTAGTTTATGAGTGCCTAGAAAGTAGCGGCACTGCTGCTTACAGAGGCAGAGACATTGGTCTATATATAGGTGCACTTGGCGAGGACTGGATGGACATTCAAACCAGAGATCCACAAGGGCTAGGAATGCACTGTGTCGCGGGCTATAGCGACTTTGCGCTCTCGAACCGACTATCAAAGGAGCTTGGTCTCACTGGCCCAAGCATGACTATCCGGactgcttgctcttcttcaatgaTGGCTTTACATGCGGCCTGTCAGGCGCTCTATACAGGGGAGTGCTCATCCGCCGTCGTTGGCGGCTGTAATCTCATCCTCTCACCGCGCATGACAACAACTATGTCCGAACTCGGTGTGATGTCGCCAACTGGAGACTGTCGGTCTTTTGATGCACGAGCTGATGGCTACGCGCGTGGTGAAGCAGTTAACGCCATCCACATCAAGCGTCTCTCCCACGCGCTCCGGGACGGCGATCCGATCCGATCTGTCATTCGCTCTGTCTGCATTAACTCGGATGGACCGAGATCTCCTGTGTTTATACCCAGCCCGGAGAGCCATGAGCTTCTCATCCGTCGTTGTCACCAGCTGGCTGGTATTTCAGACCTCTCGCAAACGGCCATGATCGAGTGTCACGGGACTGGGACGAAGGTGGGTGACGTCCAGGAAGGAAGGGCCGTCGCGAACGTGTTCGGTGATATTGGGGGAGTTCTAATAGGATCAGTAAGAGGAATACGCGCTTGAGGCTGCATTCTGGCTAACCACTCCAGGTAAAACCTAACCTTGGGCATAGCGAGGGAGCATCAGCCCtaaccagcatcatcaaaatGACGTTGGCCTTGGAGAACCAAACGATCCCCCCGAACATCAATTTTTCAACACCAAATCCGAAGAGTAAACTCCCTCTTGCTGATTTAAAAGTATCTGCTAATTTAATATAGTTCCATTTGGACCTGCTTGCCTTCGTGTTCCCGTGGAATGTGAGCCGTGGCCGAAAGACAAAGCGGAGCGTGTTGGACTCAACGGATTCGGAATCGGGGGAGCTAATGGACATGTGGGTGTATTGATGGCATTAAGAGGCTTCCAACTAATCTGCTATTAGGTTCTCCTAGAGTCCGCTAGGTCTTTTCTGGGAACATTTGTGAATGAAGCCCCCAGTGGCTGCACTCCCCAGCTGCTAGTCTTTTCAGGAACCCACCCAGAAACAGTGAAGCGCAACATCTCACTCAGTTTGGATTTTCTAGCCAAAAACCCTGCTAAGGTTGCGGATGCTAGCTACACTCTAGCATGCCGCCGCCGTATACTCCCCAATCGGGCATTTGCTGTGGGCTGCCTGGACTCCTGGGACGTTTCACCCGTGCGAAAGGCAGGTCCCGCAGACCTTGTCTGGGTCTTCCCGGGCCAGGGAGCGCAGTATCCTGAAATGGGTTTGAAACTAGTTACCGGTAATGCCATTGCCAGAGATACAATACGGAGTTTGGACGAAGTGTTGGATCTCATTGATGCCGGTAGATCCTGGACTCTTCATGGTGGGCTTCCTTCTATGAGATGTCATTTGGATGCTAATCACCATCAGACGAGCTGCTTCGACCGGAACCCTCTTCAAGGCTATCGCAAGCCAAGTtttctcagccttgctgCACGGCTATTCAAATTGCTCTTATCAATGTGCTCAAATCTATGAACGTCAAGCCCTCTGCCGTGGTTGGCCACTCAGCTGGCGAGATTGCCGCCGCGTATGCTGCGGGTGCACTGACTGCTGCCGAAGCGATGGCTATAGCATATCAAAGGGGCAATATAGCAGAGAGAGTGGAAGGTTCTGGAGGCATGATTGCTGTTAGCTTGAGCCGAGAGCAGGTCTCCCCGTTCTTGACTGATCAAGTTACAGTCGCATGTGAGAATAGTTCAAGGAACATTACCCTAAGTGGAGACTCAGCCGCCTTGGATGATGTAGTTGAAAAACTACAGTGCACCTATCCTGAGGTCACGACTAAGCGATTGGGAGTGAATTGCGCGTACCATTCTGGTCAgtatctatatatatttctgggGAGTAAGCTAACACTTTATAGAGCACATGAACATAGTGAAAGACGAGTACCTAGACCGACTTGTAGCGTTGAAGGTGAAACAACAGCCTCTATCCACAACATTTGTTTCCTCTGTGACAGGAAAAAGCGTCGAAAATGCGGGCGACCTTGACACTGAGTACTGGTGTCGCAACCTCGTCTCTCCCGTGCTGTTCTACTCAGCCGTTAAGGACACCATTGCGGCCCTGCCTAACCCAGTCTTTCTCGAGATTGGACCACATTCAGCTCTATCTGGCCCTTTGCGCGATATTTCGCCGTCGACTCCCTATATTCCGACCTTGGTACGGGGAATCAGTGCAAATACCTCTATCCTCCGCACCGTAGGACGGCTGTTTCAGTTTACAGAAATTGACCTGTCCGGCCTGGTCACTGGCAGCGTCTTAACAGATCTGCCGCCGTACCAGTGGCAATACGATAGACGCTTCTGGTCTGAATCACGAGTCTCACGAAATTGGCGATTCCGtcaacatcctcatcacGATATACTTGGGTCTCAGATTCCAGACGGCAATGAGATGGAGCCTCTCTGGCGGTCTCTAATTCATCTTGACAGTGTTCCATGGCTTCGAGACCATGTCATTGACGGGAAGACGGTCTTCCCGAGGTCGTCTTATATCTCAATGGCAGGCGAAGCGATTCGTCAGCTGACAGGGAGCTCCGATGTTTCGCTACGGCGCGTATCTTTTCTTGAAGACATTACATTCGATGGAAAGCACCCCACTGAAGTCTTGACACAGTTTCGACCCATACAAGGTACCGAATGGTATGACTTCACACTCACGAGCCAGTTTGAAGGCAAGTGGACAAAGCTCTGTATGGGACAAGCTCGACGAGGCTATGATCTCCCTTCCGATATCAAACAGCTGTGCCCAGGACACAGAAAAGTAAAACCAGAGACCTTCAACCGTGCAATGGAAAGGCTAAGGATTATCTATGGGCCCCGATTCCGCGCTTTGGATCGAATTGCAGTTAATGCCACAGCTCCAGAAGCAACGGCTGAGATCACCGAGAGGCACGAGAGACAGGAAAGTCACTACATTGTTCATCCATGCACGACTAGCTCTATCTTCCAACTGCTCACGATTGCCAAGGCCAAGGGCCGGAATTTTGATCATTCATTTGTACCCACATATATCGAAGAGGTCTATGTTACAGCATCGACTGGTTCTATTAGTGCCCAGTCCATTATCACAGCCACCCAGAACCGAACCTTCTCCGGTGACGCTGCAGGATTTTGCGGTGGTAGCCTTGTTTTTTTCATGCGTAATATCCGACTCATGCCAACGGAAAATCGCTATGACCGAGGCCTTGATCCCCATGCTGGGGCGCGACTGGTTTGGCAGCCAGACATTGACAAGGCACACTTGGCTCGTCTTATACGGCCGCATTGCGATAAGTCAATACTGGAGAATCTATTTCTGGTTGAGGAGCTTGCCTTGGCTTGCATCATTGAAAGTGAACAGCAAACGCGCAGCAGCAAAGCGCTAGCGCATTTTGCAAGATATAGCGAATGGCTGAGTCTGCAACGGCAGCGTGCCGAACAAGGCAACTATGACCATGTCAAGTCATGCCAGGCTATCGCATCAATGCCCTCTAAAGACCGGGGGAACCATATTAAGGAGCTTTATCAGAAAGCGCTCATGACCCCGGTGCAACATGTGGCCACCGCCGTTATGCGCATATACCATGAAACTACCACCCTCTTTGCCGGTCAGGTTGATCCCTTGAGTATTTTGATGAAAGATGACTTGCTATCAGCAATCTATGGGTTCAACCTCTGCGACTTTGCTGATTTCTTCCGGGTGATCGCGCACAACCGACCCTGTATGCGGGTATTGGAGATTGGAGCAGGGACCGGTGGGATAACTGCTACGATCTTGCCAGCGATGCATACTCCTCACGGAGAACGACTCTATCACAGCTATACATATACTGATATCTCATCTGGATTCTTCGAGCGCGCCCAAGAGCGCTTCCGTGCATACAAAGGTGTCGACTACCGGGTACTGGACATCTCAGTCGACATAGCTGCGCAGGGGTTCGATGCGCCTTATGATTTGATTATCGCGTCTAATGTGCTTCACGCCACTCCAAACCTTCAGCAAACACTTGCTAATGTGAAAGCCTTGCTAAAACCCGGCGGGAAACTCTTCCTACAGGAACTTGCACCCACCACCAAATGGGTAAACTATATCATGGGCACGCTCCCTGGCTGGTGGCTCAGCAATGATGACCGTCCATGGGAACCATACGTGTCGCCGAAACGATGGGATGCAGAGCTTCGCGCTGCCGGGCTGTCTGGGGCCGATACCGTTGTTCATGATGGCCATATGAATGCTCATATTGTTTCATCCTTGCCAGAACTTCGGAGTGAGAGGAACCGACAAGTTACTGTCCTTTGTAAACCTGGTTCTGAGCACTTGAACTCTGTCATCGCCTACCTCCATACTCGGGATTTCGTAACTGATACCCGTCATCTTGGGGAGGAACTGCCCAACAATCAAATGGTTATATCATTACTGGAACTGGACGGACCACAACTACACGCAATGAATGAGACAGAATACCTGAATTTGCGGGATCTGATCACATCTCTTGACCAAAAGACAATGCTGTGGGTAACTAGAACATCCCAGGTGGCATGTTCAGACCCACGGTACGCGGCGACACTTGGGCTCTTGAGGACTGCTCGCAGGGAGCTTGGACTTACAGTGGCTACGCTGGAGGTGGATACCTTGGATGTAAAGGCAATTGACGCCATTGCTGAGGTGACCGAACGTGTCCTACGTCTTGAGACCACCTCCTCGCTTGATCCCGTCTTGGAATACACTCACGCGTACGGCACCCTGATGGTTGGTAAATATTATCCGGCAATTGTGAGTGAGGAGCTTTTGGATAGGGCGGCCTCTGACCAAACGGCAGCGGTGCTTCGAACCAGTCCCCGAAATATTGAAACTCTCACCTGGGAACGCATGTCACTGGAGATATCCGCACCTGTTGAGGACTGGGTCCTGGTGGAGACGCGGGCTGTTGGCATGAATTTGAAGGATCTCCTGGTAGTCAATGGCACCCTTGATGCTGCTCTGGGCAGTGAATGTGCTGGGACGGTTCAGCGCGTTGGTCCTGGAGTCAAGAACCTGCGCGCCGGTGATCGAGTAATGGTGCTATCACCTAACTCTGGAGTCATGGCGACGAAGTTTGTCACGAGTGAGAGGCTCTGTGCGCGCATGGCCCGTAATTTGAGCTGGACTGAGGCAGCTACGATACCCTTCGCCTTCGCAACGGCATTTTACGCGCTGATCGATGTAGCCCGCTTGAAGTATGGCGATGTATGTCattcttcatcttttctTCGCCCGTCAAACTGTGCTAATCGAAACTAATAGTCTGTCCTCATTCATCATGCCTGCAGTGAGATCGGAACGGCTGCTATTCAAATTTGTCGCATGATTGGAGCCAAGGTAAGTTCCCTTCGAATGCCATGTCGGGCTTACTGACGATCTAGTTCTATTGCACTGTCGCGAAAAGGGCAGATGAAGATTATCTGCTACAGCTGGGGATACCCAAAGAGCGTATCTTTTCCTCCAGGAATAGCACCTTTGTTCGTGATCTCATGGTTCCGACCGCGGGCCTTGGAGTTGATGTCGTACTAAATACTCTTTCTGACAATCTATTCCACGCCTCGTGGCAGTGCGTCGCCGAATTTGGCGTCCTGGTAGACTTGCCACAAGGCGAGTTCAACAAGCAGCTACCAATGGAAGCCTTTGAGGGAAACCGTTCTTTCTGTGCGGTCAATCTGTCCCAGGTTGCTGCAAAACGACCGGAGACAATTCAAGGGTGAGGATTTTGGTCCCCAAGCAATCAAATTATCTGCTAATAGATGCTAGATTGCTTCGTCGGTGCATGCACCATTACGCTTTGGGCGAACTGACTCCGTTGCAGCTACAGGAGTTCCCAGCTGAAAAGGCACAAGATGCATTCAAGTCTATGAAAGAGGGTAAGACTGGAAAAGCCGCTATTATCATGCCTGAAGAGTCGTCTTCGCTGCCTGCTTGCTTTAGCCGCAGAGAACCGTCCTTCCGTAACGACGCCATACACTTGATTGTTGGCGGACTCGGTGGGCTTGGTCGCTCGGTCAGCTCATGGATGGCTTCTCATGGTGCACGtcattttgttttcttttcacCCTCTGCAGCCAGTAAAGAAAATGATGACTTCGTCTTGGAGCTTCGCGCTCAAGGCTGCCGCCTCGACCTTGTCTCAGGTGATATCAGTAACCCTGAAGATGTCGACATGCTCATCAAAGGCCTCGATGAGAATATTCCCATCGCCGGTGTAATGCAAGCTTCTATGGCGCTCGAAGTGACCTCTTTCGCCACTATGTCCTTCGCTCAATGGCAAGCAGCATTTGCACCAAAGTGTCAAGGAACCTGGAACCTGCACAACACCCTGCTCAAATACAGCCGCAAGACAGACtatttccttctcttcagctcaTTGTCTGGCCTCATTGGGCAAACTGGGTATGCCAACTACGCAGCTGGAAACGCTTTCCTCGATGCGTTTGTGCAGTACCGGCACTCACTTGGCTTGCCTTGCTCTGCAATCAATATTGGTGTTATGGAAGATGTGGGATATGTTAGCGAGCAGACACATGCCATCGACCACTTCGTCGCTACGTCGACGTATACTCTTCAAGAACGCGATCTCCATGATGCGGTTCAATTAGCGATTGACAAATCCTCACCGGTTGGAACGACAACCAGGAACGGACCTGCCCAGCCCACATATGTCAATGAAAGTCAGTTGCTCATCGGTTTGCGTAGTACAGCGCCGCTGGATTCTCCCAACAATCGAACGTCCTGGAGGCGGGATCCGCGCATGGCCCTCTATCACAACCTGAACCAGTCGGCTGCCAAAAGCGCATCTGAAAAGACCACTGATACTGCCGATGATCAGATTCTCGTATGCTTTCTTGAGCAACTCAAGGGGGAACctgatatccttgacaaaCCCGAGTCGATTGACCTCCTGAGTACAGAGATTGGTAAGACTCTCTTCAGCTATATGCAGCGTGATCGGTCCAACTTGGATCTGGATGTTCCACTGCCATCCCTAGGAGTGGACTCCCTGCTCGCAATCAAGATGCGCAACTGGTTCCAACGGAAAATCGGGGTTGATATTGGCGTAGTGCAGATACTGAATAGTGGAAGCTTGCGGGATCTAGGAAGAATTACTGCAAAGGCTATAGCAGGACTGCGGATTGCAGAGTCGACAGTGTCAGTTGC carries:
- a CDS encoding type I polyketide synthase (transcript_id=CADANIAT00007957), with translation MSETTPQTGRTTSASWADDPIAIVGVGLRLPGSIRTPQQFWQFLVNKRSGRCRVPADRYNVDAFHGPKGKLGHVCTEYGHFLDVDLAAVDSSFWSIPPKELLLLDPQQRLLMEVVYECLESSGTAAYRGRDIGLYIGALGEDWMDIQTRDPQGLGMHCVAGYSDFALSNRLSKELGLTGPSMTIRTACSSSMMALHAACQALYTGECSSAVVGGCNLILSPRMTTTMSELGVMSPTGDCRSFDARADGYARGEAVNAIHIKRLSHALRDGDPIRSVIRSVCINSDGPRSPVFIPSPESHELLIRRCHQLAGISDLSQTAMIECHGTGTKVGDVQEGRAVANVFGDIGGVLIGSVKPNLGHSEGASALTSIIKMTLALENQTIPPNINFSTPNPKIPFGPACLRVPVECEPWPKDKAERVGLNGFGIGGANGHVLLESARSFLGTFVNEAPSGCTPQLLVFSGTHPETVKRNISLSLDFLAKNPAKVADASYTLACRRRILPNRAFAVGCLDSWDVSPVRKAGPADLVWVFPGQGAQYPEMGLKLVTGNAIARDTIRSLDEVLDLIDAGRSWTLHDELLRPEPSSRLSQAKFSQPCCTAIQIALINVLKSMNVKPSAVVGHSAGEIAAAYAAGALTAAEAMAIAYQRGNIAERVEGSGGMIAVSLSREQVSPFLTDQVTVACENSSRNITLSGDSAALDDVVEKLQCTYPEVTTKRLGVNCAYHSEHMNIVKDEYLDRLVALKVKQQPLSTTFVSSVTGKSVENAGDLDTEYWCRNLVSPVLFYSAVKDTIAALPNPVFLEIGPHSALSGPLRDISPSTPYIPTLVRGISANTSILRTVGRLFQFTEIDLSGLVTGSVLTDLPPYQWQYDRRFWSESRVSRNWRFRQHPHHDILGSQIPDGNEMEPLWRSLIHLDSVPWLRDHVIDGKTVFPRSSYISMAGEAIRQLTGSSDVSLRRVSFLEDITFDGKHPTEVLTQFRPIQGTEWYDFTLTSQFEGKWTKLCMGQARRGYDLPSDIKQLCPGHRKVKPETFNRAMERLRIIYGPRFRALDRIAVNATAPEATAEITERHERQESHYIVHPCTTSSIFQLLTIAKAKGRNFDHSFVPTYIEEVYVTASTGSISAQSIITATQNRTFSGDAAGFCGGSLVFFMRNIRLMPTENRYDRGLDPHAGARLVWQPDIDKAHLARLIRPHCDKSILENLFLVEELALACIIESEQQTRSSKALAHFARYSEWLSLQRQRAEQGNYDHVKSCQAIASMPSKDRGNHIKELYQKALMTPVQHVATAVMRIYHETTTLFAGQVDPLSILMKDDLLSAIYGFNLCDFADFFRVIAHNRPCMRVLEIGAGTGGITATILPAMHTPHGERLYHSYTYTDISSGFFERAQERFRAYKGVDYRVLDISVDIAAQGFDAPYDLIIASNVLHATPNLQQTLANVKALLKPGGKLFLQELAPTTKWVNYIMGTLPGWWLSNDDRPWEPYVSPKRWDAELRAAGLSGADTVVHDGHMNAHIVSSLPELRSERNRQVTVLCKPGSEHLNSVIAYLHTRDFVTDTRHLGEELPNNQMVISLLELDGPQLHAMNETEYLNLRDLITSLDQKTMLWVTRTSQVACSDPRYAATLGLLRTARRELGLTVATLEVDTLDVKAIDAIAEVTERVLRLETTSSLDPVLEYTHAYGTLMVGKYYPAIVSEELLDRAASDQTAAVLRTSPRNIETLTWERMSLEISAPVEDWVLVETRAVGMNLKDLLVVNGTLDAALGSECAGTVQRVGPGVKNLRAGDRVMVLSPNSGVMATKFVTSERLCARMARNLSWTEAATIPFAFATAFYALIDVARLKYGDSVLIHHACSEIGTAAIQICRMIGAKFYCTVAKRADEDYLLQLGIPKERIFSSRNSTFVRDLMVPTAGLGVDVVLNTLSDNLFHASWQCVAEFGVLVDLPQGEFNKQLPMEAFEGNRSFCAVNLSQVAAKRPETIQGLLRRCMHHYALGELTPLQLQEFPAEKAQDAFKSMKEGKTGKAAIIMPEESSSLPACFSRREPSFRNDAIHLIVGGLGGLGRSVSSWMASHGARHFVFFSPSAASKENDDFVLELRAQGCRLDLVSGDISNPEDVDMLIKGLDENIPIAGVMQASMALEVTSFATMSFAQWQAAFAPKCQGTWNLHNTLLKYSRKTDYFLLFSSLSGLIGQTGYANYAAGNAFLDAFVQYRHSLGLPCSAINIGVMEDVGYVSEQTHAIDHFVATSTYTLQERDLHDAVQLAIDKSSPVGTTTRNGPAQPTYVNESQLLIGLRSTAPLDSPNNRTSWRRDPRMALYHNLNQSAAKSASEKTTDTADDQILVCFLEQLKGEPDILDKPESIDLLSTEIGKTLFSYMQRDRSNLDLDVPLPSLGVDSLLAIKMRNWFQRKIGVDIGVVQILNSGSLRDLGRITAKAIAGLRIAESTVSVADLTPMS